From Octadecabacter arcticus 238, a single genomic window includes:
- a CDS encoding IS5 family transposase has translation MMPHKFNASRRHKFEKKRQKVTNWRVYNQGLRQRGDVTIWLSPEVADKWLADKRQTPGGQPTFSDMAISVCLTLGMVFKQPLRQTQGLVGSLARLMGLDVPIPDFSTLSRRGAGLSIPEKSKAQRAGPIELVVDSTGLKIFGEGEWLQNKHKKKAKRKSWRKLHLGLDLTTGDIVCSDLTKDDVGDPTALPELLDQIDAPVSRFLADGAYDGDPTSDLLVDRFGEAIEIVIPPPITAVLSLDAARDPTPRDKHIAEIRDKGRLAWQVSSGYNHRSRGEAQIGRWKRVIGPKLKARNFPNQKTEVRIGTNILNKMNGLGRDKYEAVA, from the coding sequence ATGATGCCGCACAAATTCAACGCTTCCCGCCGCCACAAGTTTGAAAAGAAGCGACAGAAGGTCACCAACTGGCGAGTGTACAATCAAGGCCTGCGTCAGCGCGGTGATGTGACAATTTGGTTGAGCCCTGAGGTTGCAGATAAGTGGCTTGCCGACAAACGGCAGACGCCAGGCGGCCAACCGACATTCTCTGATATGGCCATATCAGTATGCCTGACGCTGGGTATGGTTTTCAAACAACCTTTGCGGCAGACGCAAGGATTGGTCGGTAGTTTGGCGCGGCTTATGGGACTGGATGTTCCCATTCCGGATTTCTCGACCCTCTCGCGGAGAGGTGCGGGGCTCAGCATACCAGAAAAATCCAAAGCCCAAAGGGCCGGCCCAATCGAATTAGTTGTTGATAGTACGGGTCTGAAGATATTTGGTGAAGGCGAATGGTTGCAGAATAAGCATAAAAAAAAGGCCAAACGTAAGTCGTGGCGCAAGCTGCACCTTGGACTGGATCTCACAACTGGAGATATCGTTTGCTCCGATTTGACAAAAGACGACGTGGGCGATCCAACTGCTTTGCCCGAACTTCTCGACCAGATTGACGCTCCTGTTAGCCGCTTTTTGGCGGATGGCGCCTATGATGGCGATCCTACCAGCGATCTGCTTGTGGACCGTTTTGGTGAAGCGATAGAGATTGTAATCCCGCCTCCGATCACGGCCGTTCTCAGCCTCGATGCTGCCCGTGATCCAACGCCCCGAGATAAACACATCGCGGAGATTCGCGACAAAGGGCGCCTAGCATGGCAAGTTAGCAGCGGCTACAATCACCGGAGCCGCGGCGAAGCACAAATAGGCCGCTGGAAGAGGGTCATCGGCCCCAAACTGAAAGCTCGGAACTTTCCAAACCAAAAAACTGAAGTCAGGATTGGGACAAACATTCTAAACAAAATGAACGGGCTTGGCCGTGACAAGTACGAGGCTGTTGCATGA